Genomic DNA from Prevotella intermedia ATCC 25611 = DSM 20706:
AGAGTCTTTCTCTACTTTCGAGGACTTTTCTGCGGCTAACCCCGATTCATTCTTCCATTTCTTTGCAGCTCAAACCATAGTTTTAGAGAATATAACGTTCTTTACGGAGCGCAGACAGAAGACGATATTGCTGACGATTTCCAAAGATTCTAATTCGCAATTGTCTGGTTTCCATTGCATCTGCGTCAATGTTGGTGAAGATGAATTGGTGCGCAACCTGCTTATGGTGGAGCAGCACGGGCATGCAGGAGGTAAGAATTTCCCTGAAATGCCGCAGGTTTTAAAGAATAAAGTATTGACCAATCGCGAAATAGAAGTACTTTCTTTGGTGGTGCAGGGCTATATAAACAAGGAGATAGCAATCAAACTGAACATTAGTTTGACCACTGTTATAACACACCGAAAAAACATTATGGAGAAGTTGGGTATGAAGAGTGTGTCGGCACTGACGATTTATGCCGTTATGCACGGATATGTGGATATAAATAAAATCTGACCTTAACGGATTACAGGAAAGGAGAGATGAGGAAGCCCAATAAACCTTTCAGCTTCTGCCAAGGAGTTCTCCATTCGTTCCATTTCTTTTCCGTTAGCTTGAAGCAATCTTTCTTTTGATTTTCAAAAAGGGTGTCCAGCTCCTTTGTAGTTTCTTTATCTATAATCACAGCATTTAATTCTCTATCCCATCTTAGGCTGCGAGCATTCAGGTTTGCCGAACCTACGGTGCAGATTTTGCCATCTACAAGTATGATTTTTGTATGGTGGAAGCCTGGCTCGAACAACCAGATTATGCAACCGCTCTTCATCAACTTGTGTGCATTATAGTATCCGCAGTCGGGTGTTAGCGGAATGTCGCTCTTGACACTCAGCATTATTTCTACTTTTATTCCGCGCTTTGCAGCTTTCTTTAATGCCCTTCTTATCTTCGGACCAAGCGTGAAATAGGGGTTTATAATCTTTATGCTGTCTTGCGCATCATCAATTGCTTTCGCATAGAAAGTCCTGATAATGTCTTGCGATACATGAGGCTCTCGGTTGATAATGCCTACCATTTTATGTCCTGCAGCAGCGCAAGTGTCTGGTTTTAATCCTTTCACATAGGTAGCATTGCTTATTCCTCGGTAGTATTTTGCACCATGGACATTTTGCGCTGATACCGTATACCACATTTGCAGGAATATCTTTTGCAGAGTGTTTACGGCATCGCCTTCTATCCTGCAATGCATATCGTGCCATTCTCCAACAACTTCTGTACCTTTAATATAGTAGTCGGCAACATTCATACCGCCTGTATAGGCTATCTTTCCATCAATAATGACAATCTTGCGGTGGTCGCGATTGAACACATCGTGTATCCAAGGAAACTCTATTGGCTTAAATTCATATATTTCAATACCTTGCTTTCTGATTTCTTTTAAATGCCTTTTGCGCATCGGACGATTGTTGCTGGCATTGCCAAATCCATCGAATATCGCTCTGACTTCCACTCCTTCTTTTACCTTCTTCGCAAGACGGGTAATCAATTCTTTGTTAATGGAGTCGTTTCTGAAGTTGAAATACTCTAAATGTATGCTTGAACGAGCTTGTTCAATGGCTTTAAACAGGTCGTCGAATTTC
This window encodes:
- the cls gene encoding cardiolipin synthase, translated to MSSPATDKQHPLPTGSDSLLVQQLRKKGIQFSNNNSVTLLTNGQEKFDDLFKAIEQARSSIHLEYFNFRNDSINKELITRLAKKVKEGVEVRAIFDGFGNASNNRPMRKRHLKEIRKQGIEIYEFKPIEFPWIHDVFNRDHRKIVIIDGKIAYTGGMNVADYYIKGTEVVGEWHDMHCRIEGDAVNTLQKIFLQMWYTVSAQNVHGAKYYRGISNATYVKGLKPDTCAAAGHKMVGIINREPHVSQDIIRTFYAKAIDDAQDSIKIINPYFTLGPKIRRALKKAAKRGIKVEIMLSVKSDIPLTPDCGYYNAHKLMKSGCIIWLFEPGFHHTKIILVDGKICTVGSANLNARSLRWDRELNAVIIDKETTKELDTLFENQKKDCFKLTEKKWNEWRTPWQKLKGLLGFLISPFL
- a CDS encoding response regulator transcription factor — translated: MDMRKIMSGRPRIAVIDPNTLAVLGLKSILQDVVPMIEIESFSTFEDFSAANPDSFFHFFAAQTIVLENITFFTERRQKTILLTISKDSNSQLSGFHCICVNVGEDELVRNLLMVEQHGHAGGKNFPEMPQVLKNKVLTNREIEVLSLVVQGYINKEIAIKLNISLTTVITHRKNIMEKLGMKSVSALTIYAVMHGYVDINKI